TACCACCTATGGTGATAGGTGCCAAGATGTAACAGCGCAACAACACCGGGGACTTCCATAAGATAGTAAGATAGGACTCAACAAGATGAGGGATCAGAGGATCATACTATGGGCCATAAACAAAGTAGCACAACTTACCTGGATTGGTAGTGGCTCCTGAAAAAGCAAAAATCCAGCCACTCCAGATGATAAAAAGTTGGTTGCGAAGTTAGTCACAGTAGCTTGTAGAGATGATAGAGCTTTAAGGCTATTGACATAGCATCCCCACATTGTGACATTGAATAATATGACACAACCATATTTGATGAGCTGTACATTTGAAGAAGGATCACATTAGAGTGAAGCAGAAACAAGGAATGAGTACTAATGACATGATTGTGTTTACATAGATAATAGACATTAGAATTTAGACGTTCAATGTGGCAAAGATTTATGCCCAAAATTTACCATGAAAACAATCTAGGATCTTTATTAACAGAGATCCATAGCTACACAAGTAGAATACttgaaaatcaatttaaaaaatgacaCGATCAATCCAGTAGAAGCATCAATCTAGTTTGCCGTTGACAATGTACAGATATGATACGATATTCCCACTCTTCCATTTCAATAACCTCCCGCACTCCTCCCCCAACTAAGAAtgtaaaatatagaaaaagaaaaggcattcAATGATTGATAATCCTTCCATTGCCTTGCTCAACGCAAGTGCTACATACTCTTAAGTGTTGAAGACTCATATTTCCAgctatttatattgattattgTGGAACATGAGAAATGTCAAATAGAGACTTTTGAAGACACCACAACACCTAAAAGGGCAGTCTGTGCATAAGGCATACTCCATTCGCACCCTAGGTAGGTGTAATGTAGACATACTACCCTGACACAAGCATCAGTAATTATGCCAGCATTTGGGTCCAAAACAAGATACAAACAACAATTAGCAGTTTAGATAGCAAAGGCTGATTAATCATGTCCAGACCAAAGAATCTTTCACATAATAATTTATCTTTTCCCGTCAATTACTGTCGCAATTCATCTCATTTCAGACTCAATTAGGCCATTTCATCATTCGGCAAATTGGGTCCAATTTAGAATTCGGATCCTACAACTACAACATACACCTCAATCCCAAAGCCACCAAAGTCAGATATAATGGCCTGGCTACGGATTCACGTGAACACACTAGCTTTTGTTCATACCATGTAGGTATCTATAAATATTGACAATGATCCTAGTTATTATCGTAATATTAACTTGAACTCGGaacccataaacttcaaatccgGGTTATTACTGTAACATTAACTTGAGCTCGTTACACGACCTATAGACTTCAAATCCTGTATCCACCCCTGAAAGCGACATGAATTCTCTACGTCAATTCAGCTCTATTTAGACCAATTTCATTCCAATACTCAGAGCTAATCCAAGGGGGTAAAGGGTAAAGAAGGAATTTCAGTGAGTTTTTTTCACCTGAGAGGCGAAGAACTTGGCAGAGATGGCAGCAAGAGCAGCGTTGAATCCAGCGGCGATTGCCCAAACATAGCCCTCCATTGATGATAATTAACTGTAGATCTCACTTGCACTCTTGGGAATTCATCACTATTTCTGAATTTTGAAGGAAGAAGAAATAGTAATTATTTATGGGaatgataattaaaaaaatatataattactaTCCATTTATTAATAgtgatgaaatgattgatttgttatgcatatttttctattaaatacTCCTActttaattttgtatttttattctaCATTATATTtcgtaaaacattgcataaattattgaaTAATATAAACCAAACACCAAAAATCTATAGGAGCCCGTAAAAGAGGCGGAACATATAGTTTAGTTCGATGCGAAGGGTAAAATTTCCTCAAAGTTTGACTTATCGCAAATCCTCTTAAAAGAGAGGGTGTCATCGAAAATGCAAATACAAATGGTATATAGATATTATTAGCTCATTATATAAATCGAAGAAAGATGAAAATTATGTTAATTAAATATcaaataagttaattatattttcttatgttatgcAAATTTTTATGTTGGGTTTATAGTTCTCGCTAAACGACTCGTTaattttttgatagtttttttaTAATCATCCCTTGTTGGGGATGTAGCTCTAATGGTAGAGTGCTCACTTTGCATCTAAGAGGCACGGGTTCGATCTATCAAAATAGTTTCTCTATCTTCataagataataataaaatctgtTTCActgaatatattgttgttattatcgTGCCAATGAGAAAAAACTTGGGCTAGGAAAGAAATGATATGTGCTAATGTAAACAAAATTGATCATGTAAGAATTTGACTATTGGGTCCATTAAGACGGACCTTTTCAAACCGGCCCAATTAAAACCCGATCCCTAGAATATATAAGCCCTTACTCCCCTTTCTTTATACCTCAgcttttttttcactttcaaatttcaaattctctCTGCAACTTTCTCAGGTATGATTCTCTTCTTCCGGCAATCTTCGATCCTCTTTTTGATTTGATTCCGGTGGAGACGTTTTTTCCTTATTATTAGAGTAGTTTTTCCTAGATTTTTCGTTTGCTTaatcgttttttttttttacagattgTGAAGAAATGGCTCGTACTAAGCAGACAGCCCGTAAATCTACCGGTGGAAAGGCTCCAAGGAAGCAACTTGCTACAAAGGTTGGTTCTTTTTAGCTTCATAGCATAGttattctcttcttcttttttttgtaatttatgaTTGGGTTTTCAAATATTTCCTTACATATGGTTGTATTGTATCTTATTGCCTTGTGTTCGACCCGATATGAAGTCGCCTTTGTTAAACATATTGTTTTAATAATGTATCATATCATATTGTATCGTGTTGTATTTCTTATTATATTGTTGTGATGAGTATTAAGTTTGGATAGATTGTATCTACAAAGACTACGATAAAAAGATAGGGTAAAgggtaaaataattttttttattagataataaGTAATGATAAAATGAGAAACAGAAATAAGGCAACGACGAGATCACACCTAAATCAGTCGTTACACAAGATGGTTTCGTTGTTACATAACGATGGTTTTAATTATaggatacaataaaatttaagtaacaatcaaaacaaatattgtatttaaactTGCAGCACAATATAATACACTtagtaacaaccatccaaacaagctgTTAGAAGTGCTTTATCCCCTCGAGCCCCAATGCTAATCCGGGTGGAAAaccaaaaaatataacaaagatGTATCcgtattgattttttaatttgattatttattatCTCTTTAACTAACTGATTTAAACCACGCTAACGGGTTAAGCACACTCTTGACCTTTAGATGAAAATTTGGCTTAAGCTTAGTGAAGTTTTAAGATTTACGTGGGTATAAATATTAgattttgtaaattttggaggatttttcTGTTTGAGTTATGCTGATTAGAGTTCCTTTTACCAATTTGGCAGGCTGCGAGGAAGTCGGCCCCTACCACAGGAGGAGTGAAGAAGCCCCATCGTTACAGACCTGGAACTGTCGCTCTCCGGTACTTTTCAGTCTTCCTTGTTTTGACATTGTTCTTTAACAATCACGTTTTGGCCTAATCTGATTCAGCGATTTATTTCTATGTATGCTTATAGTGAAATCCGAAAATACCAAAAGAGCACTGAGCTTCTCATTCGGAAGTTACCATTCCAAAGGCTTGTCCGTGAAATTGCTCAGGATTTTAAGGTAAATGTAAAACCTTGTGATGATTAGAATATCAGTTAATGCTCCCTCCACACCAACTTATATCACATTGTCTATTTTGGGATGTTTCAAAATGTTTGACATCATTTTACTCATAAATTGCTCAGGACTTTATGGTAAATGTAGAATCTTGTGATGATTGGAGTATCATTTAGTTACTTCCTCCATTCTAAGTTATATGTCATTGTTTCTATTTGGGATGTTTCGAACTGTCTTACACTATTCATTAAAAAATCGTCGGAAACCATTATGTCTTTACACAGCTTTCAAGTATATAAATACGCTAGATTATTCCTACTTTTAACTTTTATAGGATGTTAACTCTCTTCTTACACTGCTTTATTATTCTTTGTGATTATAGATTAATTGGTGCCAAGTGCAACACCCTTACAGAAGATGAAACCAAGGGTGTATCTTTTTGTGTGCTTGGAAAAATAGTTGGTTTGTATGAtagtaacacttctttcattcTGTGTTTGTAAAACAGACAGATCTAAGGTTTCAAAGTCATGCTGTGCTTGCTCTCCAAGAAGCTGCTGAAGCATATTTAGTTGGTCTCTTTGAGGACACCAACTTGTGTGCCATCCATGCTAAGAGAGTCACCATAATGCCCAAGGATATTCAACTTGCTAGGCGTATTCGTGGAGAACGAGCTTAAG
This region of Solanum dulcamara chromosome 9, daSolDulc1.2, whole genome shotgun sequence genomic DNA includes:
- the LOC129903847 gene encoding histone H3.3, which codes for MARTKQTARKSTGGKAPRKQLATKAARKSAPTTGGVKKPHRYRPGTVALREIRKYQKSTELLIRKLPFQRLVREIAQDFKTDLRFQSHAVLALQEAAEAYLVGLFEDTNLCAIHAKRVTIMPKDIQLARRIRGERA
- the LOC129902903 gene encoding uncharacterized protein LOC129902903, whose product is MEGYVWAIAAGFNAALAAISAKFFASQLIKYGCVILFNVTMWGCYVNSLKALSSLQATVTNFATNFLSSGVAGFLLFQEPLPIQWFAGASLIVLGVIVLSKSSIEKKTHTS